A genomic segment from Pyrodictium occultum encodes:
- a CDS encoding 4Fe-4S dicluster domain-containing protein produces the protein MARMAMVIDLNRCVQCQACVIACIRENVMRQSGEGLELPEGNSIFYARTKPVEMPVEGEPLYKTTYFIQCMHCENAPCAIACPTGATYITKNGVVMLDHRKCIGCRACVIACPYGARTVYRGRVLTGWVPASREALAVGYPDKCTFCIHRGGEGSSNWVPACVEACAFNARVFGDLDDPDSEVARLVRSGKAVTLAPELGTRPKLFFIPPQRVPAVPRRR, from the coding sequence ATGGCCCGCATGGCTATGGTTATAGACCTTAACCGCTGTGTCCAGTGCCAGGCCTGCGTCATAGCATGTATACGCGAGAACGTTATGAGGCAGAGTGGCGAGGGCCTCGAACTGCCCGAGGGTAATAGCATCTTCTATGCGCGCACCAAGCCCGTCGAGATGCCTGTCGAGGGCGAGCCACTATACAAGACCACCTACTTCATACAGTGTATGCACTGCGAGAACGCCCCCTGCGCCATCGCATGCCCCACCGGAGCCACCTACATAACCAAGAACGGTGTGGTGATGCTGGACCACAGGAAGTGCATAGGCTGTAGAGCCTGCGTTATAGCCTGTCCCTACGGCGCTAGAACAGTGTATCGCGGCAGGGTGCTCACCGGCTGGGTTCCGGCGAGCAGGGAGGCGCTCGCAGTAGGCTATCCCGATAAGTGCACGTTCTGCATACACCGTGGGGGAGAGGGCTCTAGCAACTGGGTACCAGCCTGCGTCGAAGCCTGCGCCTTCAACGCCAGGGTCTTCGGCGACCTGGACGACCCTGATAGCGAGGTGGCGAGGCTAGTTAGGAGCGGTAAGGCTGTGACGCTGGCACCGGAGCTGGGCACCAGGCCCAAGCTCTTCTTCATACCTCCCCAGAGGGTCCCGGCCGTACCCCGTAGGAGGTGA